Genomic segment of Mycolicibacterium sarraceniae:
ATGATGAAGCGCCTGTACGCTATCGCACTCGGAGTGGTGATGATGCTGGGTCTGCCGGGTCTGCTCGCCCCGGTGGCAACTGCCGCACCGGCCGGCCCGGTGAGCCGTGATCAATACGTCCAGCTGGTGATCCAGCGCGGACTCGCCCAGCGCGGCGTGCCGTATGCGTGGGCCGGCGGCGACATCAACGGGCCCACCCTGGGCAAGGGCCAGAGTGCGGCCGTGGTCGGGTTCGACTCCTCGGGTCTGATCCAGTACGTCTACGCCGGTGTCGGTGCCAAACTGCCGCGCTCCTCGGGCGATATGTACAAAGTGGGCCAGCGCGTCACCCCCGACCAGGCGCTGCCCGGTGACCTGATCTTCTACGGACCCGACGGCACCCAGAGCGTCTCGATGTTCCTCGGCAACAATCAGATGCTCGAGGTCACCGACACCGTCGTGGCGGTCTCTGCGGTGCGCGCCAAGGACATGGCTCCCTATCTGGTCCGCGTCATCGCTTAACACGTCAGCCCAAAAAGTCAGGGTGCGCCGTTCATCGTCTCCACGATGAGCGGCACACCCTTTCGGTGTACGCAGAATTCATCAGAGTTATCAGAATTGTTGGCGCACAACACAACGCCACACCACTGCACCATCAACCATCCGGCTCTCGCGGGACGGATCCGGCCGGGTTAGGCGCAGTCGGTGCAGGTCATGCTCGACGCGTCAGCCAGCCGGCTGCGGTGGTGAACCAGAAAGCAGCTGGTGCACGTGAACTCATCAGCCTGCTTGGGGATCACCCGAACCGTGAGCTCCTCGTCAGACAGGTCCGCACCGGGCAGCTCGAAAGAATCGGCAGCTTCAGCCTCGTCAA
This window contains:
- a CDS encoding DUF4193 domain-containing protein, with amino-acid sequence MTVDYDAPRRSQAEPEEESLEDLAGRRKDTATAVIDVDEAEAADSFELPGADLSDEELTVRVIPKQADEFTCTSCFLVHHRSRLADASSMTCTDCA